A genomic region of Alkalispirillum mobile contains the following coding sequences:
- the gspK gene encoding type II secretion system minor pseudopilin GspK — MSGTRRQDGVALVTALLVVALATIATVAMTTRQHLDIRRTGNLLEHDQAYWHAASGEALAAQALRLIAENPGAIPWDECRTPPVSVELDGMAVQLVAEDLHCRLNVNNLADSDDEESRDTFLRLVEDVAAGQGLGGVDPDGILHAVRDWMDPEVDDPWYAGLQPPYRSPGTMLSSASELALVRGVDPDLFQALRPYITAVPARGVSINYQQAPEQLLEAADESRERDAEEEALEAPTWVRLHIAVDSPDRRYRQCSVANANTGEIVIRQLRGC; from the coding sequence GTGAGCGGCACGCGGCGGCAAGACGGTGTGGCCCTGGTCACGGCACTGCTGGTGGTTGCCCTGGCGACCATCGCCACCGTGGCCATGACCACCCGCCAACACCTGGATATCCGCCGCACTGGCAATCTGCTCGAGCATGACCAGGCTTACTGGCATGCCGCCAGCGGTGAGGCGCTGGCCGCCCAGGCGCTGAGGCTGATCGCGGAGAACCCGGGTGCCATCCCCTGGGATGAGTGCCGCACGCCACCGGTTTCGGTGGAGTTGGACGGCATGGCGGTGCAGTTGGTGGCCGAGGATTTGCACTGCCGGCTTAATGTGAACAACCTGGCCGACAGTGACGACGAGGAGAGCCGCGACACCTTCCTGCGCCTGGTGGAGGACGTGGCTGCCGGGCAGGGCTTGGGCGGGGTCGACCCGGACGGTATCCTGCATGCCGTCCGGGATTGGATGGACCCGGAGGTGGACGACCCCTGGTATGCCGGTCTGCAGCCGCCTTACCGCAGCCCCGGGACCATGCTCTCCAGTGCAAGCGAGCTGGCCTTGGTGCGTGGCGTCGATCCCGACCTGTTCCAGGCATTGCGGCCTTACATCACCGCCGTGCCGGCACGCGGGGTGTCAATCAACTATCAACAGGCCCCCGAGCAGTTGCTCGAGGCCGCGGACGAGTCGAGGGAGCGCGACGCGGAAGAAGAGGCGTTGGAAGCGCCCACCTGGGTCCGCCTGCATATTGCCGTGGACAGCCCCGACCGCCGCTACCGCCAGTGCAGCGTGGCCAATGCCAACACCGGTGAGATCGTGATTCGGCAGCTGCGCGGTTGCTGA